In one Silene latifolia isolate original U9 population chromosome 10, ASM4854445v1, whole genome shotgun sequence genomic region, the following are encoded:
- the LOC141608828 gene encoding receptor-like protein EIX2 gives MGKIVKTCLLIYTFIFFNTTRWCSCKAGNSPNNSTLRCIPSERAALLNFKHNLTFFDEDVSSTWKGEECCKWSRVVCDNTIGHVIQLNLNGDENYQLLKMEKLEYLVYFLQLKQLESLDLSFNDFSYSSIPRFMGSMKQLRYLSLSTSSLGGLIPYELGNLTNLQDLDLSDNMLLGEIPASLGKLSNLKDLILFDNQLSGKIPTSIGKLSKLQSLNIGVNPMESTVLSGSHFVNLSSLIVLYMVDTMLTLNLSSDWVPPFQLQSFYADNCKINGQLPPWFQTQKFLSELFLSNANTSGLMPSWFHTMQQLKLVDLSNNKLCGPSIFPINFFSIHLYNNSLSGEFLSNGSKPEVYRSANYIDLTNNFISGPLLEGLGQIMPNLTTLILSNNQISGQIPNSLCQLESLISLDINNNSLSGEIPNCLANLSRLSLVRLSYNKLNGHIPCFNNSGSHQNGVGVEFYLHLNDNMLIGEMPSCLRSLTNLKVLDIGGNKLSGKMLKWFSAEKFKELQILRLRGNKFSGTIPRHICSLPHLQIVDLGHNHFTGSIPPCLSNLTAMTLNMSQASHLNDAISEVIQGIERAYTSTQLYLVDIDLSCNNLIGSIPDNLTKIGGLLNLNLSYNQLSGMIPENIGDLKSLISLDLSMNELTGRIPTSIGEIPMLSHLNLSYNNLSGPIPTGNQLQVLSDQASIYAGNPYLCGDFLPKKCKSKVNEQDKDKSNRGKGDNKEKLEKMELVLVVMSGFATGFWGVVGCLVLKRRWRHAVFRRVEDGYNWLYVIVVLKVRVVKAKINRS, from the coding sequence ATGGGAAAAATTGTAAAAACTTGCCTACTGATTTACACATTCATCTTTTTCAATACTACTAGATGGTGTAGCTGTAAGGCGGGTAACTCACCCAACAACTCAACCTTGAGGTGTATACCTTCTGAAAGAGCGGCCCTGCTCAACTTCAAGCACAACCTCACCTTTTTCGATGAAGATGTTTCATCTACGTGGAAAGGTGAGGAATGCTGCAAATGGAGTCGGGTGGTTTGTGATAACACGATCGGCCATGTTATCCAGCTCAATCTGAACGGAGACGAGAATTATCAATTGCTTAAAATGGAGAAGCTCGAGTACTTGGTGTATTTTCTTCAGCTGAAACAACTGGAGAGCTTGGACCTCAGCTTCAATGATTTCAGTTATAGCTCAATTCCGAGATTTATGGGTTCGATGAAGCAACTCAGGTATCTCAGTCTCTCAACTTCTTCTCTTGGTGGGTTAATTCCTTATGAATTAGGTAACCTCACTAACCTGCAAGACCTTGATCTTAGTGATAACATGTTATTGGGTGAGATTCCAGCATCATTAGGGAAGCTATCAAACTTGAAGGACCTTATTCTTTTTGATAATCAGTTGAGTGGCAAAATACCAACATCAATAGGTAAACTTTCCAAGCTGCAATCTTTAAATATTGGGGTCAATCCAATGGAAAGTACAGTTTTGTCTGGATCGCACTTTGTTAACCTCTCAAGCTTGATAGTTTTATACATGGTTGATACGATGCTAACACTCAACCTGTCTTCTGATTGGGTGCCTCCTTTCCAACTTCAATCATTCTATGCTGATAACTGTAAAATCAATGGACAACTTCCTCCATGGTTTCAAACTCAAAAGTTCCTATCAGAGCTCTTTTTGTCAAATGCAAATACCTCCGGGCTCATGCCCAGCTGGTTTCATACAATGCAACAACTCAAGCTTGTGGATCTTTCTAACAACAAGCTTTGCGGGCCTTCTATTTTCCCTATCAACTTTTTTTCAATACACCTCTATAATAACTCTCTGTCAGGGGAATTTTTGTCCAATGGTAGTAAACCTGAAGTATATCGCTCTGCTAACTATATAGATCTCACAAATAATTTTATATCTGGGCCACTTCTAGAAGGTTTAGGTCAAATAATGCCCAACTTGACAACTCTGATCCTTTCTAATAATCAAATTAGTGGTCAAATCCCCAATTCTTTGTGCCAACTTGAGTCGTTAATTTCTCTAGACATCAATAATAATAGTTTATCGGGCGAAATTCCAAATTGTTTAGCCAATTTGTCAAGACTTTCACTTGTACGTCTCTCATACAACAAGCTAAATGGACATATTCCTTGCTTTAATAATAGTGGTTCCCACCAAAATGGTGTTGGTGTGGAATTTTACTTGCATTTGAATGACAACATGCTCATTGGAGAAATGCCTTCATGCTTGAGGAGTCTCACAAATTTGAAAGTTTTAGACATTGGTGGAAATAAGCTCTCAGGCAAAATGCTTAAGTGGTTTAGTGCCGAAAAATTTAAGGAACTACAAATACTTAGGCTAAGAGGAAACAAGTTTAGTGGCACTATTCCTAGGCATATATGCTCTTTGCCTCATCTCCAAATCGTAGACCTTGGACATAACCATTTTACGGGATCCATTCCTCCTTGTTTAAGTAACCTTACAGCCATGACCCTTAATATGTCACAAGCTAGCCATTTAAATGATGCTATTAGTGAGGTAATTCAGGGAATAGAGCGTGCATATACAAGCACGCAACTATATTTGGTGGATATAGACCTCTCCTGCAATAACTTGATAGGTAGCATTCCTGATAACTTGACAAAGATCGGTGGCTTGTTAAATCTCAACTTGTCATATAATCAGCTATCTGGAATGATTCCCGAGAATATTGGGGATTTGAAGTCATTGATCTCACTTGACTTGTCAATGAATGAACTCACGGGAAGAATCCCAACAAGCATAGGTGAAATACCTATGTTAAGCCATCTTAACCTTTCCTACAACAATTTATCCGGCCCAATTCCGACTGGCAATCAGCTACAAGTCCTGTCTGATCAAGCCTCAATATATGCCGGAAATCCTTATCTTTGTGGGGATTTTTTGCCTAAGAAGTGTAAAAGTAAAGTGAATGAACAAGACAAGGATAAGAGCAATAGAGGCAAAGGCGATAATAAGGAGAAACTTGAGAAAATGGAGCTGGTCCTGGTAGTGATGTCGGGATTTGCGACTGGTTTTTGGGGTGTTGTTGGGTGTTTGGTGTTGAAAAGGAGGTGGAGGCATGCAGTTTTCCGGCGTGTTGAAGATGGTTATAACTGGTTGTATGTGATAGTTGTTCTGAAGGTGAGGGTGGTCAAAGCTAAGATCAACAGGAGTTGA
- the LOC141608829 gene encoding receptor-like protein EIX2 yields the protein MPYLTILYLSNNQIEGPIPNSLCHFTSLVTLDLQNNSLTGVIPNCWGLGQIMPNLQGLILSNNQIKGPIPESLCQLTSLIFVDIQNNSLSGEISDCWANTTLSFVRLSYNKLKGRIPCFNNIISKRSEISDGFYLHLNHNMLSGGIPSCLSDHKNLKVLDMGKTMSQAKFPSGLVPKILRNLKYLGLEETSLPALSLGRYAPCLISKSWTLGIIILQDPYPRCFSNLIAMTSPDTSSDNFLGDVSEVIQGIERTYTSTLPYLVDIDLSFNKLVGSIPDDMTKISGLMSLNLSYNQLSGTIPENIGGLNKLISLDLSMNKLRGSIPASIGQIYTLRHLNLSYNNLSGRILTGIQLQTLSDQALIYAGNPYVCGDALPMKCKIKINEQGKGRSDESKGDNEEKLKKIGFDLVVMSGFATGFWGVVGCLVLNRRWRYAFFKHLEDGYNWLYVKVRVAKAKINRR from the coding sequence ATGCCTTACTTGACAATCCTATACCTTTCGAATAATCAAATCGAGGGTCCAATCCCTAATTCTTTATGTCATTTTACATCATTGGTTACTTTAGATCTGCAAAATAATAGTTTAACGGGTGTGATTCCAAATTGTTGGGGATTAGGACAGATAATGCCTAATTTACAAGGCCTAATCCTTTCTAATAATCAAATCAAGGGTCCAATCCCTGAGTCTTTGTGCCAACTTACATCGTTGATTTTTGTAGATATTCAAAATAATAGTTTATCGGGGGAAATTTCAGATTGTTGGGCGAATACAACTCTTTCATTTGTACGTCTCTCGTACAACAAGCTCAAAGGACGTATTCCTTGCTTTAATAACATAATTTCCAAAAGGTCTGAGATAAGTGATGGATTTTATTTACATTTAAATCACAACATGTTGAGCGGAGGCATCCCTTCATGCTTAAGCGATCACAAAAACCTGAAAGTTTTAGATATGGGGAAAACCATGTCTCAGGCAAAATTCCCAAGTGGTTTAGTGCCGAAAATATTGAGGAACTTGAAATACTTAGGCTTAGAGGAAACAAGTTTACCGGCACTATCCCTAGGCAGATATGCTCCTTGCCTCATCTCCAAGTCATGGACCTTGGGCATAATCATTTTACAGGATCCATACCCCCGCTGTTTTAGTAACCTTATAGCCATGACTTCACCTGATACATCATCAGATAACTTTTTAGGTGATGTTAGTGAAGTAATCCAAGGTATTGAGCGTACATATACGAGCACACTACCATATTTGGTAGATATAGACCTCTCCTTCAATAAGTTGGTGGGTAGCATTCCTGATGACATGACAAAGATCTCCGGCTTGATGAGTCTCAACTTGTCCTATAATCAGTTATCTGGAACGATACCTGAGAATATTGGGGGTTTGAATAAATTGATCTCACTTGACTTGTCAATGAATAAACTAAGGGGAAGTATCCCAGCAAGCATAGGTCAAATATATACACTGAGACACCTTAACTTGTCGTACAACAATTTATCAGGCCGAATCCTTACTGGGATTCAGCTACAAACCTTATCTGACCAAGCCTTAATTTATGCTGGAAATCCTTATGTGTGTGGGGATGCTCTGCCTATGAAGTGCAAAATCAAAATTAACGAGCAAGGTAAGGGTAGGAGTGATGAAAGCAAAGGCGATAATgaggagaagctcaagaaaataGGGTTTGACCTAGTAGTGATGTCAGGATTTGCTACTGGTTTCTGGGGTGTTGTTGGGTGTTTGGTGTTGAATAGAAGGTGGAGATATGCATTTTTCAAGCATCTCGAAGATGGCTATAACTGGTTGTATGTGAAGGTTAGGGTGGCCAAAGCTAAGATCAACAGGAGATGA